In Dyadobacter subterraneus, a single genomic region encodes these proteins:
- a CDS encoding tetratricopeptide repeat protein, producing MKFTLQFCFLCLLFLFSPKLSQAQLLNDPVTLKLVQKGLDHIYNYEYAEADAILNQVEKKYPNHPVSYILDSFVMYWKYLPIKDNPAKSKEYVSKLNQCLDAITKKYGKDSKDPEAVFYTIVARGYIAMMYNYNGELMSAAGEAKKAYNALITGLKLTERNPEFYFTSGMYNYYVEYYPEDHGIVKPLMIFFKNGDKALGLKQIDIATRQGVITRAEACFYLSHIYLEHESNFPKALTYTQKLAAWYPENHIFNMVNTETLLLTGHYDEAGKGMEKLKANNKGFYPIAYNTFQGIIFEKDAKNDTAAQKSYLTALRTPHDDQYTREYYAMAYAGLARIANRAGDKGKAKEYYKKALEKAEYKSIIKEAKAFK from the coding sequence ATGAAATTTACTTTGCAGTTTTGTTTTTTGTGTTTACTTTTTCTGTTCTCCCCCAAACTTTCCCAGGCACAATTGCTCAATGATCCGGTCACTTTGAAACTGGTTCAAAAAGGCCTTGATCACATTTATAACTACGAATACGCCGAAGCGGATGCCATATTAAATCAGGTTGAAAAGAAATATCCGAATCATCCCGTTTCATATATTCTGGATTCGTTTGTGATGTACTGGAAATATCTGCCGATAAAAGATAATCCTGCTAAATCGAAAGAATATGTCAGCAAATTAAATCAGTGTCTGGATGCGATTACCAAAAAATATGGTAAGGATAGCAAGGATCCGGAAGCTGTTTTCTATACCATTGTGGCGAGAGGTTATATCGCAATGATGTACAATTATAACGGAGAATTGATGAGTGCTGCTGGTGAAGCTAAAAAAGCTTATAACGCATTGATCACAGGATTGAAACTTACCGAAAGAAATCCTGAGTTTTATTTTACTTCCGGGATGTATAATTATTATGTTGAATATTATCCGGAAGATCACGGGATTGTTAAACCTTTAATGATTTTCTTTAAAAACGGAGATAAAGCGTTGGGTTTAAAACAAATCGATATAGCCACCAGACAAGGCGTAATTACCAGAGCTGAGGCTTGTTTTTATTTGTCTCATATCTATCTGGAACACGAATCCAACTTTCCCAAAGCACTGACTTACACGCAAAAACTGGCTGCCTGGTATCCTGAAAATCATATTTTCAACATGGTAAACACGGAAACTTTGCTTTTAACCGGACATTATGATGAAGCCGGAAAGGGAATGGAAAAATTGAAAGCGAATAACAAAGGATTCTATCCAATTGCCTACAACACTTTCCAGGGAATCATTTTTGAAAAAGATGCTAAAAACGATACCGCCGCCCAAAAATCATATTTAACCGCACTTCGTACGCCACACGACGATCAGTACACCCGTGAGTATTATGCGATGGCATACGCAGGTTTGGCGCGTATCGCGAACAGGGCAGGTGATAAGGGAAAGGCGAAAGAATATTATAAAAAGGCGCTGGAAAAAGCGGAGTATAAATCGATTATTAAGGAGGCGAAAGCGTTTAAATAG
- a CDS encoding amidohydrolase family protein: MKLIRPLLFSLSFAFTFGAVVESAKAQNAVEPLGFEEYDPVSTLKVEEHKLRRAKFPFIDVHNHQYQMPTQDLKFLVSQMDSLNMGIMVNLSGRGWSDNWEEGTATLKGSLENVAKNEPKRIAIFTNLQFKGFGDKDWTEKAVKQLEADVKMGAKGLKIYKSLGFSGIKDDKGNRVAVSDPRLDPVWKKCGELKIPVLIHTADVPSFWDPMDRYNERWLELKTHPGRRRGPNDPVPFDSLISEQHKIFRDNPKTTFVNAHMGWYPNNLKKLDSLMIVFPNMYVEIGAVIAELGRQPRAAKKFFDKWQDRVLFGKDSWVPSEYATYFRVLETEDEYFPYHKKYHAFWRMYGMGLSDEVLKKLYYKNALNIIPGLDKSQFPK, translated from the coding sequence ATGAAATTAATCAGACCTTTACTTTTCTCATTATCCTTTGCTTTTACTTTTGGAGCTGTTGTGGAAAGTGCAAAAGCCCAGAATGCTGTTGAACCGCTTGGTTTTGAAGAATACGATCCGGTTTCAACTTTAAAGGTCGAAGAGCACAAACTCAGACGTGCCAAATTCCCTTTCATTGATGTGCATAATCATCAGTACCAAATGCCGACTCAGGATCTGAAATTCCTGGTTTCTCAGATGGATAGTCTGAATATGGGTATTATGGTCAATTTGAGTGGACGCGGATGGAGTGATAATTGGGAAGAAGGAACAGCAACGTTAAAAGGTTCACTTGAAAATGTTGCCAAAAACGAACCGAAGCGTATCGCCATTTTCACCAATCTACAATTTAAAGGATTTGGTGATAAAGACTGGACAGAAAAAGCGGTAAAACAACTGGAAGCCGATGTAAAAATGGGCGCCAAAGGTTTGAAAATTTATAAAAGTTTAGGTTTCAGCGGTATTAAGGATGATAAAGGAAACCGCGTAGCGGTAAGCGATCCTCGTCTGGATCCGGTTTGGAAAAAATGCGGAGAATTGAAAATCCCCGTTTTAATTCACACCGCCGACGTTCCCTCTTTTTGGGATCCCATGGATCGTTATAACGAACGATGGCTGGAATTAAAAACACATCCAGGCCGTCGCCGCGGACCGAATGATCCGGTACCATTTGATTCATTAATTTCTGAACAACACAAGATTTTCAGAGATAATCCAAAAACGACTTTCGTCAACGCTCACATGGGCTGGTATCCGAACAATTTGAAAAAGCTGGATAGTCTGATGATTGTTTTTCCAAATATGTATGTTGAAATCGGAGCCGTAATTGCAGAACTCGGACGCCAGCCAAGAGCAGCAAAAAAATTCTTCGACAAATGGCAGGACAGAGTATTATTTGGAAAAGACAGCTGGGTTCCCTCCGAATATGCTACTTATTTCAGAGTACTTGAAACCGAAGACGAATATTTCCCCTACCACAAAAAATACCACGCCTTCTGGCGTATGTACGGCATGGGACTTTCAGATGAGGTTCTGAAGAAACTTTACTATAAAAATGCACTGAACATCATCCCAGGCCTTGACAAATCACAATTCCCAAAATAA
- the ispF gene encoding 2-C-methyl-D-erythritol 2,4-cyclodiphosphate synthase has product MFPFRIGQGYDVHQLVENRPFWLGGILIPHTHGAKGHSDADVVCHVLCDALLGAANMRNIGFHFSDTDPQWKGVDSKVLLAKVLEMIREKGFEVGNVDVTIVLQRPKLNPYIPEMKTCLSRVMNVSEEDISIKATTSEHLGFVGRAEGIAAHCVALIYKPEK; this is encoded by the coding sequence ATGTTTCCTTTTCGGATTGGACAAGGTTATGATGTTCATCAATTAGTTGAAAACCGCCCGTTTTGGCTTGGCGGCATATTAATTCCACATACGCACGGCGCAAAAGGACATTCGGATGCGGACGTAGTTTGTCATGTACTTTGTGATGCACTTTTGGGTGCTGCCAATATGCGCAATATTGGCTTTCATTTTTCAGATACAGATCCGCAATGGAAAGGTGTCGACAGCAAAGTTTTGCTGGCAAAAGTATTGGAAATGATTCGCGAAAAAGGTTTCGAAGTCGGGAATGTTGATGTCACGATCGTGCTTCAAAGACCAAAATTAAATCCGTATATTCCTGAAATGAAAACCTGTCTTTCCAGAGTCATGAATGTTTCAGAAGAAGATATTTCTATCAAAGCGACAACATCGGAGCATTTGGGATTTGTTGGAAGAGCAGAAGGAATTGCTGCACATTGTGTCGCTTTGATTTACAAACCTGAAAAGTGA
- a CDS encoding RNA polymerase sigma factor yields the protein MNELERANDNSGGQSAIRTSSPLTTLEVYDQYGAMAYGIILQIIPQPHLAQEILVNVFASPLLQSCNSYPFTFAVCVIKLARAKAVEAKRKIMAIAPHNENHSTPESTPELIFDLAFRQGFSPDEVAEKLKISKPEVLKAFHEFFKSPNA from the coding sequence ATGAATGAACTTGAACGTGCAAATGATAATTCTGGTGGCCAGTCGGCAATCAGGACATCTAGCCCCCTGACGACACTTGAAGTCTACGATCAATACGGTGCAATGGCTTACGGGATTATTTTACAGATCATCCCCCAGCCACATTTAGCACAGGAAATTCTGGTCAATGTATTTGCATCCCCACTTCTTCAATCGTGTAATAGTTATCCATTTACTTTTGCTGTTTGTGTGATCAAACTTGCCAGAGCCAAGGCCGTAGAAGCAAAAAGGAAAATTATGGCCATTGCGCCACATAATGAGAACCATTCGACGCCTGAAAGTACGCCGGAATTGATATTTGATCTGGCTTTTCGTCAGGGTTTTTCACCTGATGAAGTTGCCGAAAAATTAAAAATTTCAAAACCGGAAGTGCTGAAAGCATTTCACGAATTTTTCAAATCTCCAAACGCATAA
- a CDS encoding HAD family hydrolase has product MRKNIAVIFDMDGVIVHTNPYHSRAFREFFSSRNLNPSDEDFARHMFGKSNSYILSHFLERTIEGEELRALEDEKESLFRKIYEPFIDPISGILSFIDDLYQNEVKLGVATSAPVANLDLVFSKVPLREKMGSILASENVTKHKPDPEVYLTSAKNLGVSPEDCVVFEDSFSGVSAALNAGMKVVGVLTSHTIEELPPCNLYIKDYSEMSFLKVSELFQ; this is encoded by the coding sequence ATGAGAAAAAACATTGCAGTTATCTTCGACATGGATGGTGTTATCGTTCATACTAATCCATATCATTCCAGAGCTTTCCGGGAATTTTTTTCGAGCCGAAATCTTAACCCATCTGATGAGGATTTCGCCCGGCATATGTTTGGCAAAAGCAATAGCTATATTCTTTCACATTTTCTGGAAAGGACGATTGAAGGCGAGGAATTACGGGCTTTGGAGGATGAAAAGGAAAGTTTGTTCAGGAAAATTTATGAACCTTTCATTGATCCAATTTCCGGTATACTTTCTTTTATTGACGATTTATATCAAAATGAAGTAAAGCTGGGCGTGGCAACTTCTGCACCTGTTGCCAATCTTGACCTCGTTTTTAGCAAGGTGCCTTTGCGAGAAAAAATGGGATCGATCCTGGCCAGTGAGAATGTTACAAAACATAAACCTGATCCTGAAGTTTATCTTACTTCTGCAAAAAATCTGGGTGTCTCGCCGGAAGATTGTGTCGTTTTTGAAGATTCGTTTTCAGGTGTTTCTGCCGCGTTGAATGCGGGAATGAAAGTAGTTGGTGTGCTTACTTCGCATACGATTGAAGAATTGCCTCCTTGTAATTTGTATATTAAGGATTATTCTGAAATGTCGTTTTTAAAGGTTTCAGAATTGTTTCAATAA
- a CDS encoding C40 family peptidase, translated as MKKQISFSLFTTICLFVFTIILFSCDTLRKNPAPVAQPRRTNTTANNRRPASAPARKPVSSRPTPAKEKPAYSSTSPSGNYNREIPQVVEVARTYSGTPYRSGGNDKNGIDCSGLICSVYSEVGIKVPRISWQQSEFGTEVASIQEIRPGDWVFFVPEAGKEGYVSHAGIVTDVRNQQEIFFIHASTSKGVREDNLFSTYFKGRFVKAMRPF; from the coding sequence ATGAAGAAGCAGATTTCCTTTTCTTTATTCACTACGATTTGCCTTTTCGTTTTTACCATCATACTATTTTCCTGCGACACACTTCGTAAAAATCCTGCCCCGGTAGCGCAGCCAAGAAGAACAAATACAACAGCAAATAACCGCAGACCAGCATCCGCACCGGCTAGAAAACCGGTTAGCAGTCGCCCAACGCCAGCGAAAGAAAAACCAGCTTATTCAAGTACCAGTCCGTCTGGAAATTACAACCGTGAAATTCCTCAGGTCGTGGAAGTCGCCAGAACTTATTCCGGAACTCCCTATCGTTCAGGCGGTAATGACAAAAATGGCATTGATTGTTCAGGATTAATCTGCTCCGTTTATTCGGAAGTTGGAATTAAGGTCCCAAGAATTTCCTGGCAGCAGTCTGAATTTGGGACAGAAGTGGCAAGTATCCAGGAAATCCGCCCAGGCGATTGGGTATTTTTTGTTCCCGAAGCTGGAAAAGAAGGGTATGTTTCCCATGCCGGAATTGTTACGGATGTTCGCAATCAGCAGGAAATATTTTTCATTCACGCTTCCACTTCAAAAGGCGTTCGGGAAGACAATCTTTTTTCTACTTATTTTAAAGGACGGTTTGTAAAAGCTATGCGCCCATTTTAA
- a CDS encoding fumarylacetoacetate hydrolase family protein, giving the protein MKIICVGRNYTEHIEELKNERPDSPVIFLKPETAQIRPGEPFFYPDFSKDIHHEVELVIKINRVGKNIEERFAHKYYDEIGIGIDFTARDLQSELKSKGLPWELAKAFNGSAPVSEFLPISDFEDIQNINFSLDVNGETRQSGNSSMMLFRINYLISFVSKYFMLKKGDLIFTGTPKGVSSVKIGDRLTCSIEGKKLLELSVK; this is encoded by the coding sequence ATGAAAATTATTTGTGTAGGCCGTAATTATACGGAACATATTGAAGAGCTGAAAAATGAGCGCCCTGATTCGCCGGTTATTTTCCTGAAACCAGAAACTGCTCAGATTCGTCCGGGAGAGCCATTTTTCTATCCTGATTTTTCAAAAGATATTCACCACGAAGTTGAACTGGTCATCAAAATAAACCGTGTTGGTAAAAATATAGAAGAACGGTTTGCGCATAAATATTATGACGAAATCGGAATAGGCATTGATTTTACAGCACGTGATCTTCAATCAGAATTGAAAAGCAAAGGGTTGCCGTGGGAATTGGCAAAAGCTTTTAACGGATCTGCACCGGTTTCAGAATTCTTGCCAATTTCAGATTTTGAAGATATTCAGAACATCAATTTCAGTCTGGATGTAAACGGAGAAACCCGCCAGTCGGGCAATTCGTCGATGATGTTGTTCCGAATTAACTACCTGATTTCTTTCGTTTCAAAATATTTTATGTTGAAAAAAGGAGATCTTATTTTTACAGGAACACCAAAAGGCGTGTCATCTGTAAAAATTGGCGACAGGTTAACTTGTTCAATTGAAGGTAAAAAACTTTTAGAATTGTCGGTGAAGTAG
- a CDS encoding M23 family metallopeptidase — protein MFYNPLAIRRTSFIFIVFLFSFLSVFAQKQSYPQGYYQFPIRPGLANSLAGGLGDLRSNHFHAGLDIRTQQVEGLPVHAAAEGYVYKVAVQRSGYGNVIYLRHPNGQTTVYGHLLKFSDSLANYVRAEQYKKQTFEIDLFPEAGKYAFRKGEVIALSGNTGGSAGPHLHFEIRDSKDNYLNPLYFGFNEIKDVTPPKFVNVAIRPTNINGRINGKFERQAYSPVRQKDGTYHIPATISATGTVGLELLAYDMMTGTPFRYGLQCIEIKMDDQEVFAYNMEIFPNATTRDYNNLIDYETEQETGQRFLKCYVPDGNQFDLYKTGAYQGKLFISDTLTHQVRIKIFDSYENSSVLTFSIKGEVPNPPLPVYDMEVKPEWIQSEISDNTLKVRAKYYRSTMPLATFYVYGKEVKKAPDLYENETAVFLTDLRDYIPDSVKIGNTTARTYLRSKISPGKLTTYQADRWSLQFDTNTLFDTLYVVGQQNYNSLTINDKGTALRDYVTISFKPEEVPVNKERSGIYRYTGYGYRFIGGTWKDNEITFKTRELGTFVIQKDTIPPRVRLVEHSKKRIRAYIGDGVSGIDNFKAYVNGEWVLMNYDAKTGFIWSEKMDESQLFEGDLMLEVKDGAGNSTILQTDLVEPVTTPKKRKRK, from the coding sequence ATGTTTTATAATCCATTGGCTATCAGACGAACGAGTTTCATTTTCATAGTTTTCCTGTTTTCATTTCTTTCTGTTTTTGCTCAGAAACAGTCGTATCCGCAAGGTTATTACCAGTTTCCGATCAGACCTGGACTTGCCAATTCTTTGGCTGGCGGATTAGGTGATCTGCGTTCAAATCACTTTCACGCCGGTCTGGATATTCGTACGCAGCAGGTAGAAGGTTTGCCGGTTCATGCGGCTGCGGAAGGATATGTTTACAAAGTTGCTGTGCAAAGAAGTGGTTATGGAAATGTGATTTATTTGCGTCACCCAAACGGACAAACGACTGTTTACGGACATTTGCTGAAATTCAGTGATTCGCTGGCCAATTATGTTCGCGCAGAGCAATATAAAAAACAGACTTTTGAAATTGATCTTTTTCCGGAAGCGGGAAAATATGCTTTCAGAAAAGGTGAAGTCATAGCGCTTTCGGGTAATACCGGAGGATCTGCCGGTCCGCATTTGCATTTTGAAATCCGTGATTCGAAGGATAATTATTTGAATCCGCTTTATTTTGGGTTTAATGAAATTAAGGATGTTACACCGCCAAAATTTGTCAATGTCGCTATCCGTCCTACTAATATTAATGGCAGAATAAACGGAAAGTTTGAAAGACAAGCCTATTCCCCGGTTCGTCAGAAAGACGGAACTTATCATATTCCGGCAACAATTTCAGCAACCGGAACTGTTGGTTTGGAATTGCTTGCCTATGATATGATGACCGGCACACCTTTTCGTTACGGTTTGCAGTGTATTGAAATCAAAATGGATGATCAGGAGGTTTTCGCTTACAATATGGAAATCTTCCCAAACGCAACTACAAGAGATTATAACAATCTGATTGATTACGAAACGGAACAGGAAACCGGACAACGTTTTTTGAAATGTTACGTACCGGACGGAAATCAGTTTGATCTATATAAAACAGGTGCTTACCAAGGGAAACTTTTTATCAGTGATACCTTAACACATCAGGTAAGAATTAAGATTTTTGATTCTTACGAAAACTCATCAGTTCTGACTTTTTCGATAAAAGGGGAAGTTCCAAATCCTCCGCTTCCGGTTTATGATATGGAAGTAAAACCGGAATGGATCCAAAGTGAGATTTCTGATAATACATTAAAAGTGAGAGCGAAATATTATCGCAGCACCATGCCGCTGGCCACTTTTTATGTTTATGGAAAGGAAGTGAAAAAAGCGCCTGATTTGTATGAAAACGAAACAGCTGTTTTTCTCACTGATCTGAGAGATTATATTCCTGATTCTGTTAAAATTGGAAATACAACGGCACGGACTTATTTGAGATCAAAGATTAGCCCGGGTAAGTTAACAACGTATCAGGCAGACAGATGGTCGCTTCAATTTGATACGAATACTTTGTTTGATACTTTATATGTTGTTGGTCAGCAAAATTATAATTCGCTGACTATTAATGATAAAGGAACTGCATTACGGGATTATGTAACAATTTCCTTTAAACCGGAAGAAGTCCCTGTTAATAAAGAAAGAAGTGGTATTTATCGGTATACTGGTTATGGTTATCGCTTTATAGGAGGGACGTGGAAGGATAATGAAATTACTTTTAAGACCAGAGAACTTGGGACTTTTGTTATTCAAAAAGATACGATTCCACCGAGAGTCCGGTTGGTTGAACATAGTAAAAAACGGATTCGGGCATACATCGGTGACGGGGTTTCCGGGATTGACAATTTTAAAGCGTATGTAAACGGAGAATGGGTTTTGATGAATTATGATGCTAAAACAGGGTTTATCTGGTCGGAAAAAATGGATGAAAGCCAACTTTTTGAAGGCGATCTGATGTTAGAAGTTAAAGATGGGGCCGGAAATAGTACTATCTTGCAAACTGATTTAGTTGAACCTGTTACCACACCCAAAAAACGAAAACGAAAATAA
- the bcp gene encoding thioredoxin-dependent thiol peroxidase, with protein sequence MGLQIGEAAPEISAKDQNGNDVKLSDFKGKKVILYFYPKDDTPGCTAQACNLRDNYESLLNNGFVVLGVSVDNEKSHQKFIKKYDLPFPLLADTDHAIVEAYGVWVEKSMYGKTYMGTARTTFVIDENGIVSEIIQKVDTKNHTDQILSKTE encoded by the coding sequence ATGGGACTTCAGATTGGTGAGGCAGCACCGGAAATTTCAGCAAAAGACCAGAACGGGAATGATGTAAAACTTTCCGATTTCAAGGGCAAAAAAGTGATTCTTTATTTTTATCCAAAAGACGATACACCGGGATGTACGGCGCAGGCTTGCAATCTTCGTGATAATTACGAATCGCTTTTAAATAACGGATTTGTAGTTTTGGGTGTGAGCGTTGATAACGAAAAATCGCATCAGAAATTTATCAAAAAATACGATCTTCCATTTCCATTATTAGCCGATACTGATCATGCGATTGTGGAGGCTTATGGCGTTTGGGTTGAAAAAAGCATGTATGGCAAAACTTATATGGGGACAGCGCGTACAACTTTCGTCATAGATGAAAATGGTATTGTTTCCGAAATAATCCAGAAAGTGGATACCAAAAACCATACTGATCAAATTCTGAGTAAAACTGAGTAA
- a CDS encoding transketolase, with the protein MEIEQLEKVAAQVRRDIVRMVHGCQSGHPGGSLGCTDLLVALYFERMKLNEKDGKVVFDMDGAGEDLFFLSNGHISPLLYSVLARKGYFPVSELATFRKLNSRLQGHPTPHEHLEGIRIASGSLGQGMSVAIGAALAKKLNNDTSLVYVLMGDGEQQEGQVWEAATFAPHHKVDNLIAIVDLNGQQIDGPTAKVMDNRDLGAKYEAFGWEVMEVEEGNDMASVVKALYEAKSKAGHAKPIMIILHTGMGYGVDFMMGSHKWHGVAPNDEQLAAALAQLEESMGDY; encoded by the coding sequence ATGGAAATTGAACAATTAGAAAAAGTAGCAGCACAAGTTCGCAGGGATATCGTTCGCATGGTACATGGTTGCCAATCGGGACACCCTGGAGGATCACTTGGCTGTACTGATTTATTAGTTGCGTTGTATTTTGAACGCATGAAGTTGAATGAGAAAGACGGCAAAGTCGTTTTTGACATGGATGGAGCAGGAGAAGATCTTTTCTTCCTTTCCAATGGTCATATTTCTCCTCTGTTATACAGCGTTTTAGCCCGTAAAGGTTATTTCCCTGTTTCTGAATTGGCTACATTCCGTAAACTGAATTCAAGACTTCAAGGCCACCCGACTCCCCACGAACATTTGGAAGGAATTCGTATTGCTTCCGGTTCATTAGGACAGGGAATGTCTGTAGCGATTGGTGCTGCATTGGCTAAGAAACTGAATAATGATACCAGCCTTGTTTATGTCCTGATGGGCGATGGCGAGCAGCAGGAAGGACAAGTTTGGGAAGCAGCAACTTTTGCTCCGCATCACAAAGTTGACAACCTGATTGCAATCGTTGACTTAAACGGTCAGCAAATTGACGGTCCAACTGCGAAAGTTATGGACAACCGTGATCTTGGTGCTAAATACGAAGCATTCGGTTGGGAAGTAATGGAAGTGGAAGAAGGAAATGATATGGCTTCTGTTGTAAAAGCGCTTTACGAAGCAAAAAGCAAAGCCGGACATGCAAAACCAATCATGATCATTCTTCATACCGGTATGGGTTATGGTGTGGATTTCATGATGGGAAGCCACAAATGGCACGGTGTTGCACCAAACGACGAACAATTGGCGGCAGCATTGGCGCAGTTGGAAGAATCGATGGGGGATTATTGA
- a CDS encoding Uma2 family endonuclease produces MTSIDQLDFSRQYTYADYLQWKFQERLELIRGYIYKMSPAPARRHQDISRNLGRQIDKYLLDLPCQWYTAPFDVRLPRRNKNGDDEIMTVVQPDICIVSDPLKLDDRGCIGAPDVIIEILSPGNTKKEMFEKFQVYEEAGVKEYWLVEPADKIVLVYTLNEEGKYIGKRPFTEEEKMSSFVLPGLVVDLNDVFVD; encoded by the coding sequence ATGACAAGCATAGATCAACTGGACTTTTCGCGGCAATATACCTATGCGGATTATCTGCAATGGAAATTTCAGGAACGTCTGGAACTGATCAGAGGGTACATTTACAAAATGTCGCCCGCTCCGGCTCGTCGTCATCAGGATATTTCACGAAATCTTGGGAGGCAAATTGATAAATACTTGCTCGATCTTCCCTGCCAGTGGTATACAGCACCGTTTGACGTACGTTTACCCCGTCGTAACAAAAACGGAGATGATGAAATAATGACTGTGGTTCAACCCGATATTTGTATTGTTAGTGATCCCTTAAAACTGGATGATCGCGGCTGTATCGGAGCGCCCGATGTTATTATTGAAATACTATCTCCCGGAAATACGAAAAAGGAAATGTTCGAAAAATTTCAGGTGTATGAGGAAGCCGGTGTAAAAGAATACTGGCTGGTTGAACCTGCTGATAAAATTGTGTTGGTTTACACGTTGAATGAGGAGGGAAAATATATTGGCAAGCGGCCTTTTACTGAGGAAGAAAAGATGAGTTCCTTTGTGTTACCTGGATTAGTAGTGGATCTTAATGATGTTTTTGTTGATTGA
- a CDS encoding transketolase family protein, with amino-acid sequence MKKYTFTEKKDTRSGFGAGMHELGQKNPNVVALCADLVGSLKLEAFIKENPERFVQCGISEANMISVSAGLTIGGKIPFATTFANFATGRVYDQIRQSVAYSGKNVKICASHAGLTLGEDGATHQILEDIGMMKMLPGMTVINPCDYNQTKAATIAIADYDGPVYLRFGRPVIPIFTAADQVYEIGKAWMVSEGTDVSIFATGHMVWEAIQAGEQLEAEGISAEIINIHTIKPLDEEAILKSIAKTRCAVTAEEHNRIGGLGDSVAQVIVKNDLVPQEYVAVNDSFGESGTPAQLMEKYGLTAADIVAAAKRAIAKKK; translated from the coding sequence ATGAAAAAATACACCTTCACCGAAAAAAAAGATACCCGTTCGGGCTTTGGCGCCGGGATGCATGAACTTGGTCAGAAGAACCCAAATGTGGTTGCACTTTGTGCTGACCTTGTTGGTTCTTTGAAACTGGAAGCTTTCATCAAAGAAAATCCTGAAAGATTTGTTCAGTGTGGTATTTCTGAAGCAAACATGATCAGCGTTTCAGCTGGTTTGACTATCGGTGGTAAAATTCCTTTTGCAACTACTTTTGCCAACTTCGCTACGGGCCGTGTTTATGATCAGATCCGTCAAAGCGTTGCTTATTCTGGCAAAAACGTAAAAATATGTGCTTCTCACGCAGGTCTTACTTTGGGAGAAGATGGTGCAACACACCAGATCCTTGAAGATATCGGGATGATGAAAATGCTTCCTGGTATGACCGTAATCAATCCTTGCGATTACAACCAGACAAAAGCGGCTACGATCGCTATCGCAGATTACGACGGACCGGTTTATCTACGTTTTGGTCGTCCGGTTATTCCAATTTTCACAGCTGCTGATCAGGTTTACGAAATTGGTAAAGCATGGATGGTAAGCGAAGGAACGGACGTAAGTATCTTCGCAACAGGCCACATGGTTTGGGAAGCAATCCAGGCTGGTGAGCAATTGGAAGCGGAAGGTATCAGCGCTGAAATCATCAATATCCATACAATCAAACCGCTTGACGAAGAAGCAATTCTGAAATCAATTGCAAAAACACGTTGTGCTGTTACTGCCGAAGAGCATAACCGCATCGGTGGTTTAGGTGATAGCGTTGCGCAGGTTATTGTTAAAAATGACCTTGTTCCTCAGGAATATGTTGCTGTAAACGACAGTTTCGGAGAAAGTGGAACACCTGCTCAGTTAATGGAAAAATACGGTTTGACTGCCGCTGACATTGTTGCTGCTGCAAAACGCGCCATTGCCAAGAAAAAATAA
- a CDS encoding RNA polymerase sigma factor, producing MSDEELLALFQNPETRRNAFNQLVRKYQQKVYWLVRKMVVDHDDSNDITQDVFIKAWTALENFRGDSKLYTWLYRIASNEAINFLNKKRKRFFVSIYDVESELSEKLEADPLVSGDAIQLKLQKALLKLPEKQRLVFNLKYYEELPYEEISEITGTSVGALKASYHWAVKKIEDFLNETD from the coding sequence ATGTCTGACGAAGAATTATTAGCATTATTTCAGAACCCCGAGACGCGTAGAAATGCGTTCAACCAACTGGTGCGCAAGTATCAGCAAAAGGTGTATTGGCTGGTTCGTAAAATGGTGGTGGATCATGACGATTCCAATGATATTACGCAGGATGTATTTATAAAAGCATGGACGGCACTGGAAAATTTCAGAGGTGATTCCAAGCTTTATACCTGGCTATATCGCATTGCAAGTAATGAAGCCATCAACTTTTTGAACAAAAAACGCAAACGGTTTTTTGTATCAATTTATGATGTTGAAAGTGAATTGAGTGAAAAACTTGAAGCCGATCCTTTGGTAAGCGGAGATGCAATTCAATTAAAACTTCAGAAAGCTTTATTAAAATTACCCGAAAAGCAACGACTGGTATTTAACCTTAAATACTACGAAGAATTGCCATACGAGGAGATTTCGGAGATCACAGGTACATCTGTCGGAGCGCTGAAAGCATCCTATCACTGGGCCGTTAAAAAAATAGAAGACTTTTTAAACGAAACAGATTAA